In the Moraxella osloensis genome, one interval contains:
- a CDS encoding TolC family protein: MSSQSIILLRHSLVACICAAAMQYSYAENVTSFESALAKVQSYQTQDKPWQQVQQISELNIQQSRLWQNPSISLEQSGFGSGQEQEFNVGVSQPLDLFGQRKLNRVIANTSNQQIQLQQQLWKAQSQLIVKFAWSQFALAEVEQSVYSVLLKTSKANLDSAQKRYQAGSIALVDFERAQIEALEIQRLYEQAMLNTQAAGRQLSNLWGGETSSHLQLNKTAIPWPEQSLQTVQRYIAEGWLEKFYALNIQQSDHQIENLRIQARPNPTLNVGMRSSKTPNKSNDTTLAIGVAIPLNIFNRQQYAIPMVQQQQILLNQQQQLELKQQILDIANSMHQLKGLRSQFDATTAQVTLATKVQSRTLQGFQAGKLSITDVQQATTQLQNLRLGQLQILRQAWQTALAAEALSIGTSYEEISRSDAYTQLNKKAVEASQNLINGGAR, from the coding sequence ATGTCTTCACAATCAATTATACTCTTGCGTCATAGCTTGGTTGCTTGTATATGTGCAGCGGCTATGCAATATAGCTATGCTGAAAACGTTACCAGCTTTGAATCCGCTTTAGCAAAAGTACAAAGTTACCAGACTCAAGACAAGCCGTGGCAACAAGTTCAGCAAATATCTGAATTGAATATTCAGCAAAGTCGGTTATGGCAGAATCCAAGTATAAGTTTAGAACAGTCTGGCTTTGGCTCAGGTCAAGAACAGGAATTCAATGTTGGCGTTAGTCAACCTCTAGATCTATTTGGTCAGCGTAAGCTGAACCGGGTGATTGCCAATACCTCGAATCAACAAATCCAATTGCAACAGCAATTATGGAAGGCACAAAGCCAACTGATTGTTAAATTTGCATGGTCGCAATTTGCACTTGCTGAGGTTGAGCAGTCTGTTTATTCAGTACTGTTAAAAACAAGTAAAGCCAATCTGGACAGTGCCCAGAAACGCTATCAGGCAGGCAGTATTGCCCTGGTTGATTTTGAGCGTGCCCAAATTGAAGCGCTAGAAATCCAACGACTTTATGAGCAAGCGATGCTGAATACACAAGCTGCCGGTCGTCAGCTGTCTAATTTGTGGGGGGGAGAAACATCTTCACATCTTCAATTGAATAAAACCGCTATCCCTTGGCCAGAGCAAAGTCTCCAAACTGTGCAACGGTATATTGCTGAAGGGTGGCTAGAAAAATTCTATGCCTTGAACATTCAGCAATCGGATCATCAAATTGAAAATTTAAGAATTCAGGCACGTCCCAATCCGACTTTAAATGTAGGCATGAGAAGTAGCAAAACCCCTAATAAAAGCAACGATACGACTTTAGCAATCGGCGTGGCTATTCCACTGAATATTTTCAATCGCCAGCAATATGCGATCCCGATGGTCCAGCAACAGCAAATATTGCTGAACCAACAGCAGCAGCTTGAGCTGAAGCAACAAATACTCGATATTGCCAACAGCATGCATCAGCTCAAAGGTTTACGTAGCCAGTTCGATGCCACAACAGCACAAGTTACTTTGGCGACCAAAGTTCAGAGCCGTACTTTACAAGGGTTTCAGGCAGGGAAACTGTCCATTACCGACGTTCAGCAAGCAACCACCCAACTGCAGAATCTTCGATTGGGTCAATTACAAATTCTACGTCAAGCTTGGCAAACTGCCCTAGCAGCTGAGGCACTCAGTATTGGCACAAGTTATGAAGAAATTAGCCGTTCGGATGCCTATACACAACTGAATAAAAAGGCAGTCGAAGCATCGCAAAATTTAATCAATGGGGGAGCACGATAA
- a CDS encoding efflux RND transporter periplasmic adaptor subunit, whose translation MNAKQNGKISQSLMIVVLILITVLVSLAIWLSSKKTESEGRGYDKGNAEQSDKDSSEEGHAKEGEIQLTSQQMVEQGLKVAVASTGLVEKLTTLPGKLVVNTDQQAQISPNFSGYVEQVNVALGQSVQKGQTLAVLILPELIDQQANLRMAQANLDLARKDYQREQQLWSQGISAKQDYQRAENAYRQAQITVQSSQARLNALGASGNNNGRFLIKAPISGVISKKDIVVGENVQLADQLFVIESLKDLWLEFNLPNTSNIQLQVGQILNFKTNGSDQNYQAKVQTLNPQADLQTGRLQVRAKVTTQADVLRPNVLVNVFVTDAQAKTALRVQKKALQQVEGKPVVFVIESEEKGLVHLKAQPIEVGVSSQDGQWLEVISGLTEGQKYIADGSFLLKSELEKDEAGHGH comes from the coding sequence ATGAACGCCAAGCAAAACGGAAAAATATCCCAGTCTCTCATGATTGTAGTTTTGATTCTGATTACGGTCTTGGTCAGTCTGGCTATTTGGTTAAGTTCAAAAAAAACTGAATCTGAGGGGCGTGGTTATGATAAGGGAAATGCCGAACAGTCTGATAAAGATAGTTCTGAAGAAGGACATGCTAAAGAAGGCGAAATACAACTGACCAGCCAACAAATGGTTGAACAAGGTTTAAAAGTTGCTGTTGCATCCACAGGATTGGTTGAAAAGCTGACAACCCTGCCAGGTAAATTGGTGGTGAATACCGATCAACAAGCGCAGATATCGCCTAATTTTAGTGGTTATGTCGAGCAGGTCAATGTGGCTTTAGGACAGAGCGTGCAAAAAGGACAAACGCTGGCTGTACTAATCCTGCCTGAACTGATCGACCAACAGGCAAATCTGCGTATGGCACAGGCAAATCTGGATTTGGCCCGTAAAGATTACCAGCGCGAACAGCAACTCTGGTCACAGGGGATTTCTGCCAAACAGGATTACCAGCGTGCCGAAAATGCCTACCGTCAAGCGCAGATTACTGTCCAGTCCTCACAAGCACGTTTAAATGCATTAGGTGCAAGTGGCAATAACAATGGGCGTTTTCTGATTAAAGCACCGATCTCTGGGGTGATCAGTAAAAAAGATATTGTGGTCGGTGAAAATGTCCAACTGGCGGATCAGCTTTTTGTGATTGAAAGTCTAAAAGACCTTTGGTTGGAATTTAATCTACCAAATACCTCAAATATTCAACTTCAAGTAGGGCAAATTTTAAACTTTAAAACCAATGGTTCTGATCAAAATTACCAAGCAAAAGTACAAACGCTGAATCCACAGGCAGATTTACAAACTGGACGTTTACAAGTGCGTGCCAAAGTCACCACACAAGCGGATGTACTGCGTCCAAATGTTTTGGTAAATGTTTTTGTGACTGATGCACAAGCAAAAACAGCGTTAAGAGTCCAGAAAAAAGCCTTACAGCAGGTTGAAGGAAAACCTGTGGTATTTGTGATTGAGTCTGAAGAAAAGGGACTGGTTCATCTTAAAGCACAGCCAATAGAAGTGGGCGTGAGCAGTCAGGATGGGCAATGGCTAGAAGTCATTTCTGGATTAACTGAAGGGCAGAAATACATTGCGGATGGCAGTTTTCTATTAAAGTCTGAATTAGAAAAAGACGAGGCAGGCCATGGACATTAA
- a CDS encoding IS256 family transposase, translating to MTNQSDIKKLAEQMASSMKSFDDIKDFQKQLMQSFIDTALEAEMEEHLGYPKHEKADRPNKRNGHTKKRVRSDTGELEISTPRDRDSSFEPVLVSKHQTRISGLDDKIISFYAKGQTTTEIVETIKDIYDVDISSSLVSRVTDNILDDITAWQNRPLSSVYPIVYLDCIVVKVRQDKQIINKAIYLALGVALDGKKELLGMWLSENEGAKFWLGVLTELQNRGVQDILIACVDGLKGFPDAINTVYPNAQVQLCIVHMVRYSMKFVPWTDKKAVAADLKAIYGADTLEMAEANLEHFDEVWGKEYPHVIKSWRNNWEGLTVFFGYPKDIRRVIYTTNAIESLNSVIRTAVNKRKVFPSDQAAFKVVYLATQQASKKWSMPIRNWTSALNRFMIMFDDRISKHLI from the coding sequence ATGACTAACCAATCTGACATCAAGAAACTGGCTGAGCAAATGGCCAGCAGCATGAAAAGCTTCGATGACATCAAAGACTTTCAAAAGCAGCTCATGCAGTCCTTCATCGACACTGCCCTAGAAGCAGAAATGGAAGAGCATCTCGGCTACCCCAAGCATGAAAAGGCAGACAGGCCTAATAAGCGCAATGGGCACACTAAAAAGAGAGTCCGTAGCGACACAGGCGAGCTTGAGATCTCCACCCCAAGAGACCGCGACAGTAGCTTTGAGCCTGTACTTGTCAGTAAGCACCAAACCCGTATTTCAGGTCTTGATGACAAAATCATCAGCTTTTACGCCAAAGGTCAAACCACTACTGAGATTGTCGAAACCATCAAGGACATCTACGACGTCGACATCTCAAGCAGCTTGGTTTCCAGAGTCACTGACAACATCTTGGATGACATCACCGCTTGGCAGAACCGGCCACTGAGCAGCGTCTATCCTATCGTCTACTTAGACTGCATTGTCGTCAAAGTTCGTCAGGACAAGCAGATCATCAACAAAGCTATCTATCTGGCCTTAGGCGTTGCTCTTGATGGTAAAAAAGAGCTGCTTGGCATGTGGCTATCAGAGAACGAGGGCGCTAAATTCTGGCTTGGTGTTCTCACTGAGCTACAAAACCGCGGGGTTCAAGATATTCTTATTGCCTGTGTAGACGGCCTAAAAGGCTTCCCTGATGCCATTAATACGGTCTACCCTAACGCTCAGGTTCAGCTGTGTATCGTGCATATGGTGCGCTATTCGATGAAGTTCGTACCTTGGACGGACAAGAAGGCCGTAGCAGCTGATTTAAAGGCCATCTACGGTGCTGATACGCTTGAGATGGCAGAGGCCAACCTTGAGCACTTTGATGAAGTATGGGGCAAAGAGTACCCGCATGTCATCAAGTCTTGGCGCAATAACTGGGAGGGCTTAACGGTGTTCTTTGGTTATCCTAAAGACATCAGAAGAGTGATCTATACCACCAATGCGATAGAGTCGCTAAACAGCGTGATTCGGACAGCGGTGAATAAGCGTAAGGTGTTCCCATCTGATCAGGCAGCATTCAAAGTGGTGTACTTAGCAACCCAGCAGGCATCCAAAAAGTGGTCGATGCCAATCCGTAACTGGACGTCTGCTTTAAATCGCTTTATGATTATGTTTGATGACCGTATTAGTAAGCATTTAATCTAA
- a CDS encoding cation efflux protein, CzcI-like, producing MRSTTWITVLVGLFMFQSFWNVAAAFCVHEQQPQSQQSYHFGHHQNTLCASDSRQHDHNGQSENIKTFSSDLEIGEDHQDHLPSMMHVIVQNEKVDLFHPSSEVKVNPQFHWKNSYQAPDLFQQSPPPEFSPLMVG from the coding sequence ATGCGTTCTACTACATGGATTACAGTCTTGGTTGGATTGTTCATGTTCCAAAGCTTTTGGAATGTGGCGGCGGCCTTTTGTGTCCATGAACAACAGCCTCAATCACAGCAGAGTTATCATTTTGGTCATCACCAAAATACCTTGTGTGCCAGCGATAGTCGTCAACACGATCATAATGGACAGTCAGAAAACATAAAAACATTCAGTAGCGATTTAGAAATCGGTGAAGATCATCAAGATCATCTACCATCGATGATGCATGTGATTGTACAAAATGAAAAAGTAGATCTGTTTCATCCAAGCTCTGAAGTTAAAGTGAATCCACAATTTCATTGGAAAAACAGCTATCAGGCTCCTGACCTGTTTCAACAAAGCCCACCTCCCGAATTTTCCCCGCTCATGGTGGGGTAG